The genomic stretch GCGGGCGGGGTTAGTCAAGTATATTGTTACCCTCGGAAGACCCCCCCATGCCCCCCCGTCGTGGCGGCGGCGAAGCCGCCGCTCGGAGCGCTCCTCGATGCACCAGGTACTCGGCGGTCGGCGCCGGGTTACCCCGACACACGGTCAGGAGACCCGGCGGCGGCGGTTCGCCACGTAGTCCACCAGCACGTAGTCGCCGAGGCGGCCCGGCTCGGCGAAGAAGGCGCGGCCCCGGTTGATGCGCGACACGTAGTCCACGAACTGGATGAGGTAGGGCGTCCGGTCCAGCATGAACGTGTTGATCCGGATGCCGGCCGCCGTGCAGCGGCGGACCTCCCGGAGCGTCACCGCCAGCGTCCGCCGCGTGGGCGGATAGCTGAAGTGCGCCTCGCCCTCCTCCAGGTGCGCGGTGGGATCGCCGTCGGTCACCATGATGATCTGGCGCGTGCCGGCGTGCTCCCGGGCCAGGATCCGCCGGGCGAGCAGGAGCGCGTGGTGCATGTTGGTGCCCTGGCGCCACATGTTGGGCTCGGTCGCCGGCAGCTCGCCCGCCGCGATCTCGACGGCATAGTCGGAGAAGCCGATGACGAAGAGCCGGTCGCGGGGGAACTGGCCGTGGATGAGGGCCTGGAGCGCCATGGCGACCTTCTTGGCCGACGGCCACCGGCCCTGGTGGAACATCGAGCTCGACTGGTCGAGCAGGAGCGCCGTCGCCGCGCTGATCGAGGCCTCGAAGCGGTCCACCTCGAAGTCGGCGAGCTCGAGCTGGACGGGGGTGCCGGGGCCGCGGCGGGCCAGGGCGTTCATGAGCGACCGGGCCAGGTTCAGGTCGAAGGGCTCCCCGGGCTCGTAGGGCTTGGTGTCGCCGGTCGGCTCCCCGCCGCGCCCGGCGGGGGCGATGCGATGGCCGCCCACGCGCGCGCGGCCGAGCCGGCCGAACACCTCGCCGAGGGCCTTCTCGCCGAGCCGGCGGATGGTGCGCGGCGTGAGCTCCCAGCGGTCGCCGACCCGCGTGGCGTAGCCCCGCTCCTCGAGCTTCTGCGCGACCTCCCGGAGCTCCCGGAGAACCCGCTCCGCCTCCGGGCCGAGCAGGTCCCGCAGTCGGCCGGGGTCGAGCCGCTCGAGGTCGCCGCTGCGGTCCGCCTGCTGGAGGGCCCGCTCGAGGCCGTCGAGCTCCTGGAGCTCCCCCATCATCCGCATCGCCTCGTCGAGGTCCAGCCCCTCGGCCCCGCGGAACCGGTACTCCCGGGCCAGCTCCGAGGGCGGCTGGAGCGCCTCCATCAGCGCCCCGAGCTCCGCCATCTCCCGGATCGTCTCGGGGTCGAGCGAGTCCGTGAGCGCCCGCATGAGCTCCTCGCGCTGCTCGGGGGTGAGACCCGCCATGAGCGACTGCATCCGCGCCATCTGGCGCTGCATCTCGGCCAGGAGCTCGTCGAGGCTCCGCGGGGGGGTCGGCCCGAAGAAGTGGCCGAACCGCTGCATGAAGCCCGCGAAATCGGGCGTGCCGCCCTGCTGGCGCTCGCGGAGCATCCGGTTGAGCGCCCGGAGCATCTCGCGCAGCTCCTGCTGCTGCCCCGCGGTCATGCCGCGGAGCGACTCGGCGGCTTCCCGGGAGACCTGCCCGGCCATCTGCCGTCGCAGCAGGTCGAGGAGCTCCTGGAACTCCTGGCGGGCGAGGGGGTCGAGGAAGTCGTGCCGGGCGAGAGTCCGCACGGCGCCGCCGAGACTCCGCGGGAGTGTCGTGAGCGTCTGCCGGGCGGTCTCGACTCGCTCGCGGAGCTCGGGCTCGCCGGCGGCTCGCTCCAGGCCCGCCCACTCGAGCTCGAGGACACGGTCGAGGCGCCGGCGGAGGTCGTCCATGACCGAGCCGAGGTCGTAGCGGTCCAGGCGCCGCTGGCGGCGCTGCTGGAGCTGCCGCATGAGATCGCGGAGCCCGGGCAGCCGCTGGCCCGGCTGGCCCTGGAGGCCCCGCCGGAAGAGGTCCTGGAGGGCGCGCATCAGATCGCCGTGCTCGAACAGGCTCTCGGCGAGCGCGTCGAGCAGTTGATCGGCGTCGGGCGCGAACGGCTCCTGGGTGCCGTCCCACCGGGTGTACCTGAACTGGATCACCGGCTCAGTCTTCCCGCCGCCGCTCGCGCCGCGGCCGCCAGCCTGGCTCCTCCGCCTCGCGGGTGGCCACGGCGCGCCGGTAGGCGTAGTGGCCGCCCGTCTGCTCGCGGTTCAGGCGGCGGTTCAGGTGGAGGCCTTCCAGCAGGAACTCGACGGCCGCCGCCGTCTCGGCCGGCGAGCCGCCGCTCCCCAGCCGCTCGACCGCCGCCCGGAGCGGCTTCATGGTGTCCCGGAGGCGGACGTACTCGGCGGCCGGCACCGTGGAGCCCGCCGTGACGGTCAGTCCCCCGTCGAAGGCCGCCACCAGCCCCTGGAGGTCTCCGGTCGGGGCGCTGCCCACCCGCCGCCCGAAGACGGCCGCGACCGCGCGCTTGATGAGCTCCTCGATGACGGCGCCCTCCCGTCCTTCCTCGACCGACTCCAGCTCGATCTTGCCGCGCATGGAGGCCGCGATCGCCGGGAGATCGGTGATCCGGGGCGCCGCGGTCTTCTCCCCGAGGCGCAGCGCGCGGCGGAGGGCCGCGCTCATCAGCGTCTCGTAGTTGGCGATGCTCACCCGGACGCTGACGCCCGACCGCTGGTTGATCTCCGCGCTCTGGCGCGCGAGCGTGGAGAGCTCGGCCACGATCTCCGCCATGTACTCCGGCATCACCACGCGCTTCTCGGCGTCGGCGAAGCGGGTGCGCTCCTGCGCGATGATGGCCAGCTCGTCCCGGGGGGTCGGGGGGTAGTGCGTCCGCACCTGGGCCCCGAACCGGTCCTTCAGCGGCGTGATGATGCGGCCCCGATTCGTGTAGTCCTCGGGGTTGGCCGTGGCGAAGATCAGGAGGTCGAGCGGCAGCCGGATCCGGTAGCCCTTGATCTGGATGTCCCGCTCTTCCATCAGGTTGAACAGGCCGACCTGGATCCGCTCGGCCAGGTCCGGCAGCTCGTTGACGCAGAAGATGCCGCGGTTCGTGCGCGGGATCAGGCCGTAGTGGATCGTCAGCTCGTCCGAGAGGTAGCGGCCCTCGGCGACCTTGATGGGGTCGACGTCGCCGATCAGGTCGGCCATCGCGACGTCCGGCGTGGCCAGCTTCTCCGCATAGCGGAGGTCGCGCGGGAGCCAGTCGATCAGCAGCGCGTCGCCCTCCTCGCTGAGCCGCCTCATGGCCGCCGGGCTGACGGGCGCGAACGGGCTGTCGTTCAGCTCGCTGCCCGCCACCACCGGGATCTCCGGGTCCAGCAGTGAGACCATGGCGCGGAGGAGCCGGGACTTCGCCTGGCCCCGCTCGCCGAGGACGATGACGTTCTGCCCGGCCAGGAGCGCGTGGGCGAGCTCCGGGATCACCGTGTCCTGGTAGCCGATGATACCCGGGAACAGAACCTCTCCCGCCTCGAGCGCGCGCACCAGGTTGGCGTGGACCTCCTGACGCACCGTCTGCGGCCGGTACCCGGACCGGCGCAGCTCACCCAGCGTGCGAGGCTTCGAGGCGTCGGGCATCGCAGGTTCCTCCCCCATCTTACCCGGAAGGACCTTCACGCGCCTGCGGCCGCGTTCCCCTTGCCGGCCGCTGAAAATTCAGGTAACGTGCCGCCCACCCAGCCCCGGGCTGGGGCACCCAACGGAACCCGCAGCACCGAAAAAGGAGGGCCCACCATGCGTCGAGGGCGCGAGTGGTATCCGGTGATCACAGCGGTTCTGCTCCCCGTGCTGCTCCTCGGGCTCGGCGGCAGCCAGGCGTGGTCAGCGGCGGCACCGCCCGGCTCCGAGGAGGCCACGGAGCTGCCGCTCCCCAACATCGCGAGCGGCGTGGAGCAGCGGCTGATCACGCTCAAGTACCTCTTTCAGACATTCGCCAGGCCCGGGACGATCCGGTTCAGTGGCCAGTTCACCCGGCTCACGGGCGGAGCGATCCCGCCGACGCTCCAGGTCATCCTGCGGCATCTGCGGACGAACGGTTCGCTGATCCAGACTCGGCAGTACAGCCTGCGCATCACGTCGACCGGCGCCATCCCGCTCCAGACGTTCCCGTTCGCCTCTCTGATCGTCGACCCCGGCGAGCGGCTCACCATCTCGATCAAGCCGATCGGACGGAACCTCGACAATGCCGCTGTCCGCTTCGCATGGAAGTACACCCGGACATGAGGCGCGCGCTTCGGAGCCGTCCGGCAGCCAGCCCAGGAGTACGTCCACGATCGGGTCCACGGGCCCGAGGAGGAATCACCATGCGTACCCAAAACCAGTGGCGTCCAGTGCTCATCGCGGTGCTCGCGTGGGTCTTGCTTTCGGGGTTTGGGTGCGAGGAGAAAACGGCATCGATCCTGACGCGCGGCAATGTCCTTGCCGCATTCGCGCTCCTGGTCGGTGCAGACCCCATCGTCTTCGAGGCGGTGCCTGACATCCCGAACGGCGTCACCTTGCCAGTGATGGAGCTGTCGTACCCGACCCGGTCCGGGCTAGTCCCCGGCCGGATCCAGTTCAGCGGCCAGTTCGTGCGCATCTTCCCCGGCAGCTCGCTCCCGCCCACGCTCCGCATCACCGTCCGGCGGCTCGCCGCCACCGGCGCGGTCCTCCAGACCCAGCAGTTCAGCGTGCGGGTGGTGCCGTCGACCGGCGCCATCCCGCTCCAGACGTTCCCGTTCGCCCAGATCGTGGTCAACCCGACGGAGCGGGTCGTGATCGCGATGCAGCCCCTCGGCGCGAGACTCGACCGGAGCCGCCTGACCTTCGCCTGGACGTACACCCGGAGCTGATCGGCGTCGCGCCCGGCTTTCGCCGAGCACGGCGAGCTTCCATCATACTGCACGGCGCCGGGGAAGTGCGGTATGGTGGAGGTGCGAGCGCAGGCCCGTGCCCCACTGACACGAGGAGAGCGGCCATGGCCGATCCGAGCTGGTCGAAGCACGTGGCGGACGTCCTCCGCCGGAACGACATCCGGCTCTTCGCGACCGTCCCCGACTACATCGTCAGCCAGGCCCTGGAGCACCTCTGGGCCGACCCCGAGTGCACCGTGGTCACGACCTGCCGGGAGGAGGAGGGGCTCGGGCTCCTGTCGGGCGCCTACCTGGCGGGGCGCCGCGGGGCGCTGCTCATGCAGAACAGCGGGCTCGGGAACTGCGTCAACACCCTCGGCTCGCTCAACGTGGCGAGCCAGGTCCCGGTGGTGCTGGTGATCAGCCACCGCGGCGACCTCAGCGAGTTCAACCCGGCCCAGGTCCCGGTCGGCCAGGCCACCGAGCGGATCCTCGACGCCCTCGACATCCGCCACGTCATGCCCCGCAGCATCGCCGACCTCGAGGCGCAGGCCGACGGGCTGATCAAGCTCGCCTACACGCGCTCGCTGCCGGTGGCCTTCCTGCTGCCGCCCGAGCTGACGGGAGGGAAGCTCGGATGAACCGCGCGACGGCCACGCGCCTCCTCGCCGAGCGCCTCACCCATGAAGTGGTGGTCTCGAACCTGGGCCAGGCGACGCTCGACCTCCAGCGGCTCGGCGACCGGCCGCTCAACTGCTACACGTTCGGCGCCATGGGCCAGTGCTCGTCGATCGGGCTCGGGATCGCCCTGGCCCGGCCCGACGTGCGGGTGATCTGCCTCGACGGCGACGGGTCGCTCCTGATGAATCTCGGCTCCCTCTGCACGATCGCCACGCTCCGCCCCCGGAACTACGCGCTGGTGATCTGGGACAACGAGGTCCACATGACGACGGGCGGCCAGCCGACCGCGACCGCCTTCCGGTCCGACCTGGCCGCCATGGCCCGGGGGGCCGGGATCGAGCACGTGCTGGAGCCCCGGGACGAGGCCGAGCTCGGGCGTGCCTACGACCGGATCCTCGCCGACGAGGGGCCGTTCGTCGTCAACGTGAAGGTGGAGAAAGGCCGGGCCGAGGGGCGGCTCGATCGCGACGTCGTCGGCTACAAGCTCCGCTTCGTGAAGGCGCTGGCCGCCCTTCCGGCCGGGTAGAACGGGCGCCATGAACCTCACCGGCGTCCCGCGCGCGTCCCGCCTCCCCCGGATGGTCCGCGTCAAGCAGCAGTTTGGAGGCCCGATGCTCCACGACGTGACGGGGGCGGTGCGCGCGGCTCTGGCGAGCGTGGCGCTGCCGGTCACCCCGGGCCAGACCGTGGCGCTGACCGTCGGGAGCCGCGGCGTGGTGAACATCGACGTCATCACCCGAGCCACCGTGGAGCACCTGACCGGACTGGGGGCCCGGCCCTTCATCATCCCGGCCATGGGGAGCCACGGCGGCGCCACCCCCGAGGGCCAGCGCGCGGTCCTCGAGCACTACGGTGTGACCGAGGCGGCCATGGGCTGCCCCATCAAGGCCACCATGGACGTCGTCCAGGTGGGCGAGGTCCTGGGCCTCCCCATCTGGCTCGACCGCCATGCGGCGGAGGCGGACTGGATCGGCGTCATC from Candidatus Methylomirabilota bacterium encodes the following:
- a CDS encoding VWA domain-containing protein, coding for MIQFRYTRWDGTQEPFAPDADQLLDALAESLFEHGDLMRALQDLFRRGLQGQPGQRLPGLRDLMRQLQQRRQRRLDRYDLGSVMDDLRRRLDRVLELEWAGLERAAGEPELRERVETARQTLTTLPRSLGGAVRTLARHDFLDPLARQEFQELLDLLRRQMAGQVSREAAESLRGMTAGQQQELREMLRALNRMLRERQQGGTPDFAGFMQRFGHFFGPTPPRSLDELLAEMQRQMARMQSLMAGLTPEQREELMRALTDSLDPETIREMAELGALMEALQPPSELAREYRFRGAEGLDLDEAMRMMGELQELDGLERALQQADRSGDLERLDPGRLRDLLGPEAERVLRELREVAQKLEERGYATRVGDRWELTPRTIRRLGEKALGEVFGRLGRARVGGHRIAPAGRGGEPTGDTKPYEPGEPFDLNLARSLMNALARRGPGTPVQLELADFEVDRFEASISAATALLLDQSSSMFHQGRWPSAKKVAMALQALIHGQFPRDRLFVIGFSDYAVEIAAGELPATEPNMWRQGTNMHHALLLARRILAREHAGTRQIIMVTDGDPTAHLEEGEAHFSYPPTRRTLAVTLREVRRCTAAGIRINTFMLDRTPYLIQFVDYVSRINRGRAFFAEPGRLGDYVLVDYVANRRRRVS
- a CDS encoding magnesium chelatase — protein: MPDASKPRTLGELRRSGYRPQTVRQEVHANLVRALEAGEVLFPGIIGYQDTVIPELAHALLAGQNVIVLGERGQAKSRLLRAMVSLLDPEIPVVAGSELNDSPFAPVSPAAMRRLSEEGDALLIDWLPRDLRYAEKLATPDVAMADLIGDVDPIKVAEGRYLSDELTIHYGLIPRTNRGIFCVNELPDLAERIQVGLFNLMEERDIQIKGYRIRLPLDLLIFATANPEDYTNRGRIITPLKDRFGAQVRTHYPPTPRDELAIIAQERTRFADAEKRVVMPEYMAEIVAELSTLARQSAEINQRSGVSVRVSIANYETLMSAALRRALRLGEKTAAPRITDLPAIAASMRGKIELESVEEGREGAVIEELIKRAVAAVFGRRVGSAPTGDLQGLVAAFDGGLTVTAGSTVPAAEYVRLRDTMKPLRAAVERLGSGGSPAETAAAVEFLLEGLHLNRRLNREQTGGHYAYRRAVATREAEEPGWRPRRERRRED
- a CDS encoding thiamine pyrophosphate-dependent enzyme; this translates as MNRATATRLLAERLTHEVVVSNLGQATLDLQRLGDRPLNCYTFGAMGQCSSIGLGIALARPDVRVICLDGDGSLLMNLGSLCTIATLRPRNYALVIWDNEVHMTTGGQPTATAFRSDLAAMARGAGIEHVLEPRDEAELGRAYDRILADEGPFVVNVKVEKGRAEGRLDRDVVGYKLRFVKALAALPAG
- a CDS encoding decarboxylase, encoding MADPSWSKHVADVLRRNDIRLFATVPDYIVSQALEHLWADPECTVVTTCREEEGLGLLSGAYLAGRRGALLMQNSGLGNCVNTLGSLNVASQVPVVLVISHRGDLSEFNPAQVPVGQATERILDALDIRHVMPRSIADLEAQADGLIKLAYTRSLPVAFLLPPELTGGKLG